One stretch of Eretmochelys imbricata isolate rEreImb1 chromosome 1, rEreImb1.hap1, whole genome shotgun sequence DNA includes these proteins:
- the TENT5C gene encoding terminal nucleotidyltransferase 5C — MAGKGSNTDCMSCSVLSWEQVSRLHEVLTEVVPIHGRGNFPTLKITLKDIVQTVRNRLDEAGIQVHDVRLNGSAAGHVLVKDNGLGCKDLDLIFQVSLPTEAEFQLVRDVVLRSLLNFLPEGVSKLKISPMTLKEAYIQKLVKVSTETDRWSLISLSNKHGRNVELKFVDRIRRQFEFSVDSFQIILDALLFYYDCSENPMSEHFHPTVIGESMYGDFEAAFDHLRNRLIATKNPEEIRGGGLLKYSNLLVRDFQPMDKEEIKTLERYMCSRFFIDFPDILDQQRKLETYLQNHFSKEERSKYDYLMILRRVVNSSTVCLMGHERRQTLNLISLLALRVLAEQNIIPNATNVTCYYQPAPYVSDGNFSNYYIANSPIPYSQSYPTWLPCN, encoded by the coding sequence ATGGCAGGCAAAGGAAGTAATACTGATTGCATGTCATGCAGTGTACTGAGCTGGGAGCAGGTCAGCCGTCTGCATGAGGTTCTGACAGAGGTGGTTCCAATCCATGGACGTGGCAACTTCCCAACACTGAAAATAACCCTGAAGGACATTGTTCAGACTGTTCGCAACAGGCTGGATGAGGCAGGCATCCAAGTACACGATGTCCGGCTGAATGGTTCTGCAGCTGGTCACGTCTTGGTCAAGGATAATGGACTGGGTTGCAAAGATCTGGACCTAATTTTTCAAGTGTCCCTTCCAACTGAAGCTGAGTTTCAGCTAGTCCGAGATGTGGTGTTGCGGTCCCTCTTAAACTTCTTGCCAGAGGGGGTGAGCAAACTAAAAATCAGCCCAATGACACTGAAAGAAGCCTACATCCAGAAGCTAGTGAAAGTATCCACAGAGACGGACCGATGGAGCTTAATATCACTCTCCAACAAACATGGCAGGAATGTAGAGCTGAAGTTTGTAGATCGCATACGACGACAGTTTGAGTTCAGTGTGGACTCCTTCCAAATCATACTAGATGCCTTGCTTTTTTACTATGACTGCTCAGAAAATCCGATGTCGGAGCACTTCCATCCAACTGTAATTGGAGAGAGTATGTATGGAGACTTCGAGGCAGCCTTTGATCACCTCCGAAACAGACTGATAGCTACCAAGAATCCTGAGGAGATCAGAGGTGGTGGGCTCCTGAAGTACAGCAACCTCTTAGTGCGGGATTTCCAGCCTATGGACAAGGAGGAGATTAAAACTCTAGAGCGCTACATGTGCTCCCGGTTCTTCATAGACTTCCCTGACATCCTGGATCAGCAGCGCAAACTGGAGACTTACCTCCAGAACCACTTCTCCAAAGAGGAGAGAAGCAAATATGACTATCTCATGATCCTGCGCAGGGTGGTAAATTCAAGCACAGTGTGCCTCATGGGACATGAGCGGAGACAGACTCTCAACCTGATCTCGCTGCTAGCACTTAGAGTGTTGGCAGAACAAAACATCATACCTAATGCCACTAATGTTACCTGTTATTATCAGCCAGCACCCTATGTCAGCGATGGGAACTTCAGCAACTACTATATTGCAAACTCTCCCATCCCCTATAGCCAGTCTTATCCCACCTGGCTGCCTTGTAACTAA